Proteins from a single region of Rhea pennata isolate bPtePen1 chromosome 4, bPtePen1.pri, whole genome shotgun sequence:
- the RAB11FIP5 gene encoding rab11 family-interacting protein 5 isoform X6 — MALLRAAALPAEGAAAWLPTHVQVTVVRARGLRCKGGGGGKPGTSDAYTIIQLGREKYSTSVAEKSPGEAEWREECSFELPPAPAACSLLLTVMHRALVGMDRFLGQAVVPLEPAPHPGRAPDQRWHKLHSKPGKKEKERGEIQVSIQYTRNNLTASMFDLSMKDKPRSPFGKLKDKVKGKKKYDLESASAIIPSSMGALDMEDDYDVGGKKSKVKGFFLKNKLRKSSLTQSNTSLGSDSTISSASLGMAVNVPEVTKSPSRHSSLSTEHSVKDYLPSPKLTHKRAFSDDVSQVSAAPEPKAIQSLKPKNDPVSRSSLCINGSHVYSDEPAPKSPVSAPQSSAPLSVPSVPKRPEESFGFTPLHPDSHEVPWGVSNFERIQQRDEPRFIPSPPSLALQEELKVSTKAVTLSNHLGRAKMEENNRLEAKPTQVATPMVFSAEVTKEKHPEEMRKEDKKAKGSLFHHTGNKSDVGSKGQGEKVGPSHGSSVQATAGGDERNRTSGWFGSKEPKESPQKPRSLEMPVVIRHRSLVRALLLSETKRLRSLLLQFSKDRLLALRFALLNCSPSFF; from the exons atggccctgctgcgggcggcggcgctgccggccgagggcgccgcggcctGGCTGCCCACGCACGTCCAGGTGACGGTGGTGCGGGCCCGCGGCTTGCGGTGcaagggcggcggcggcggcaagCCGGGCACCAGCGACGCCTACACCATCATCCAGCTGGGCCGCGAGAAGTACAGCACCTCGGTGGCCGAGAAGAGCCCCGGCGAGGCCGAGTGGCGGGAGGAGTGCTCCTTCGagctgccgcccgcgcccgccgcctgcagcctgctgctcacCGTCATGCACCGGGCCCTCGTGGGCATGGACCGCTTCCTGGGCCAGGCCGTGGTGCCGCTGGAGCCCGCCCCGCACCCGGGCCGCGCGCCCGACCAGCG GTGGCACAAGCTACACTCCAAGCctgggaagaaggagaaggagcgTGGTGAGATCCAAGTGAGCATCCAGTACACACGCAACAACCTCACGGCCAGCATGTTCGACCTGTCCATGAAGGACAAACCACGGTCGCCTTTCGGCAAACTGAAGGACAAGGTGAAGGGCAAGAAGAAATACGACTTGGAGTCGGCCTCTGCCATCATCCCCAGCAGCATGGGCGCCCTCGACATGGAGGATGACTATGATGTTGGGGGCAAGAAGTCCAAAGTCAAGGGCTTCTTCCTGAAGAACAAGCTTCGCAAGTCTTCCTTGACCCAGTCCAACACCTCCCTGGGATCCGACAGCACCATCTCTTCAGCCAGCCTGGGCATGGCTGTAAATGTTCCCGAGGTAACCAAATCCCCCAGCAGACACAGCAGTCTGTCCACGGAGCACTCTG TTAAAGACTACTTGCCGTCTCCAAAATTGACCCACAAGAGAGCGTTCAGTGACGACGTCTCCCAGGTCAGCGCAGCACCAGAGCCGAAAGCAATCCAAAGCCTGAAGCCAAAGAACGATCCCGTGTCTCGGTCCTCTCTCTGCATCAACGGGAGCCACGTTTACAGTGACGAGCCTGCCCCAAAGAGCCCCGTGTCTGCCCCGCAGAGCTCCGCGCCGCTCTCCGTGCCCAGCGTCCCCAAAAGGCCGGAGGAGAGCTTTGGCTTCACTCCCCTCCATCCTGACTCCCACGAGGTGCCTTGGGGGGTCAGCAACTTTGAGAGGATACAGCAGAGAGACGAGCCCAGGTTCATCCCGTCTCCTCCCAGCTTAGCCTTGCAAGAGGAGCTCAAGGTCTCCACTAAAGCCGTAACCCTCAGTAATCATCTGGGCAGAGCCAAGATGGAAGAAAACAATCGCTTAGAGGCCAAACCTACCCAAGTTGCAACACCCATGGTCTTCTCTGCGGAggtgacaaaagaaaaacatcctgaagaaatgaggaaggaagACAAGAAAGCTAAGGGCAGTCTCTTCCACCACACAGGCAACAAGAGCGATGTGGGGAGCAAAGGCCAGGGAGAGAAAGTGGGACCCTCCCATGGTTCATCCGTCCAAGCGACGGCAGGTGGAGACGAAAGAAATAGGACCAGCGGCTGGTTTGGTTCAAAGGAACCCAAAGAGTCTCCTCAGAAACCCAG GAGCCTTGAGATGCCCGTAGTGATCCGGCATCGCTCCCTGGTGCGAGCTCTGCTTCTGAGTGAGACAAAGCGACTCCGGTCTCTGCTGCTCCAATTCAGCAAGGACAGACTGTTAGCACTTAGGTTTGCTCTTCTGAACTgctccccctcttttttttaa